From a region of the Haloferax volcanii DS2 genome:
- a CDS encoding excinuclease ABC subunit C, with protein MDPAAVSERASALPSDPGVYQFVAGDAVLYVGKAVDIRARVRSYADPRSERISRMVDRAEHIDFAVTDTETQALLLEANLIKRHQPRYNVRLKDDKSYPLVQLTAHAVPRIEVTRDPEDSATVFGPYTDKGRVETVVKAIRETYGLRGCSDHKYSNRSRPCLDYEMGLCTAPCTGEIAERDYREDVESAVRFFEGETGVLADPLRREMEAAAQDAEFERAANLRDRLEAVESFHGAGEDAVSSQSDERAIDVLGVSLRGDSATVARLHAERGQLVDRTRHHLDAPEGEDRTAAVLSAFLAQFYAERDLPDAVVLSEHPDDEDVVAWLEAEGVGVRIPGAGREAKLVELALKNARRRAGRDDGLATLARELDLDVRRVARIEGFDVSHAQGKAVVGSDVCFVEGSAETADYRRRRLPERNDDYANMRDLVRWRATRALEGRDDRPDPDLLLIDGGKGQLNAALDALDETGWDVPAVGIAKDRELVVTPDRTFDWPDDAPHLHVLQRVRDEAHRFAVQYHQTLRDEVKTVLDDVPGVGEKTRRALLTRFGSVEGVREASVEDLTDVPGVGEKTADELKRRL; from the coding sequence ATGGACCCTGCCGCGGTCAGCGAACGAGCCAGCGCGCTGCCGTCGGACCCCGGCGTCTACCAGTTCGTCGCCGGCGACGCGGTGCTGTACGTCGGGAAGGCGGTCGACATCCGCGCGCGAGTTCGGTCGTACGCGGACCCGCGCTCGGAGCGCATCTCCCGGATGGTCGACCGCGCGGAGCACATCGACTTCGCCGTTACCGACACTGAGACGCAGGCGCTGCTCCTCGAAGCCAACCTCATCAAGCGCCACCAGCCGCGCTACAACGTCCGGCTGAAAGACGACAAATCCTACCCGCTGGTCCAACTGACGGCCCACGCGGTCCCGCGCATCGAGGTCACCCGCGACCCCGAGGACTCCGCGACCGTCTTCGGGCCGTACACCGACAAGGGCCGCGTCGAGACGGTCGTGAAGGCGATTCGAGAGACCTACGGCCTCCGCGGCTGTTCTGACCACAAGTATTCGAACCGCTCGCGGCCGTGTCTCGACTACGAGATGGGCCTGTGTACGGCCCCCTGTACCGGCGAAATCGCGGAGCGCGACTACCGCGAGGACGTGGAGTCGGCGGTTCGATTCTTCGAGGGCGAGACGGGCGTCCTCGCGGACCCGCTCCGCCGGGAGATGGAGGCGGCCGCGCAGGACGCGGAGTTCGAGCGCGCCGCCAATCTCCGCGACCGACTGGAGGCCGTCGAGTCGTTCCACGGCGCGGGCGAAGACGCCGTCTCGTCGCAGTCCGACGAGCGCGCCATCGACGTGCTCGGCGTCTCGCTCCGCGGCGACTCGGCGACGGTCGCCCGGCTCCACGCCGAGCGCGGTCAACTGGTGGACCGGACCCGCCACCACCTCGACGCGCCCGAGGGCGAAGACCGCACGGCCGCCGTCCTCTCGGCGTTCCTCGCGCAGTTCTACGCCGAACGCGACCTCCCCGACGCGGTCGTCCTCTCGGAGCACCCCGACGACGAGGACGTGGTCGCGTGGCTCGAAGCCGAGGGCGTGGGCGTCCGCATCCCCGGCGCCGGCCGCGAGGCGAAACTGGTCGAACTCGCGCTGAAGAACGCCCGCCGGCGCGCCGGCCGCGACGACGGCCTCGCGACGCTCGCCCGCGAACTCGACCTCGACGTGCGCCGCGTCGCCCGCATCGAGGGCTTCGACGTGAGCCACGCGCAGGGCAAGGCCGTCGTCGGGAGCGACGTGTGCTTCGTCGAGGGAAGCGCCGAGACCGCGGACTACCGCCGGCGGCGACTCCCCGAGCGCAACGACGACTACGCGAACATGCGCGACCTCGTCCGCTGGCGGGCGACCCGCGCGCTGGAGGGCCGCGACGACCGCCCGGACCCCGATCTGCTCCTCATCGACGGCGGCAAAGGACAGTTGAACGCCGCGCTCGACGCCCTCGACGAGACGGGCTGGGACGTGCCCGCCGTCGGCATCGCCAAGGACCGCGAACTGGTCGTCACGCCCGACCGAACCTTCGACTGGCCGGACGACGCGCCGCACCTGCACGTCCTCCAGCGGGTCCGCGACGAGGCCCACCGCTTCGCCGTCCAGTACCACCAGACGCTCCGCGACGAGGTGAAGACCGTCCTCGACGACGTGCCCGGCGTCGGTGAGAAGACCCGCCGGGCGCTGCTGACGCGGTTCGGCAGCGTCGAGGGCGTGCGCGAGGCGTCTGTCGAGGACCTGACCGACGTGCCCGGCGTCGGCGAGAAGACGGCCGACGAACTGAAGCGGCGGCTCTGA
- a CDS encoding universal stress protein: MDVLIPIDGTDASKRALDFAIEMVGGMGGSLHVVHYTNNQTDATEAILDDARGRLKAGDFGGEPELSTITVDVWTADRVGEEILDTVERGGFDHVVMGHHEDGIVERTVFGSAAETVLRTEAVPVTIVP, from the coding sequence ATGGACGTTCTCATCCCCATCGACGGCACCGACGCCAGCAAACGCGCGCTCGACTTCGCCATCGAGATGGTCGGCGGGATGGGCGGGAGCCTCCACGTCGTCCACTACACGAACAACCAGACCGACGCGACGGAGGCCATTCTCGACGACGCGCGCGGCAGACTCAAAGCGGGCGACTTCGGCGGCGAACCGGAGCTTTCGACCATCACGGTCGACGTGTGGACCGCCGACCGCGTCGGTGAGGAGATTCTCGACACCGTCGAGCGCGGCGGCTTCGACCACGTCGTGATGGGCCACCACGAAGACGGCATCGTCGAGCGAACCGTCTTCGGGAGCGCCGCCGAGACGGTGCTCCGGACCGAGGCCGTTCCGGTGACTATCGTCCCCTGA
- the mdh gene encoding malate dehydrogenase, with the protein MTKVSVIGAAGTVGAAAGYNLALRDVCDELVFVDIPKMEDKTVGQAADTNHGIAYDSNTVVTQGGYEDTAGSDVVVITAGIPRQPGQTRIDLAGDNAPIMDDIGSSLAEYNDDFVSITTSNPVDLLNRHLYETGDRDRHKVIGFGGRLDSARFRYVLSQRFDVPVKNVDATILGEHGDAQVPVFSKVRVDGNDPAFSADEKEEILGDLQESAMDVIERKGATQWGPATGVAHMVEAVLHDTGEVLPGSLVLDGEFGYEDTAFGVPVKLGSNGIEEVVEWDLDDYEADLMDDAAEKLRDQYDEIA; encoded by the coding sequence ATGACGAAAGTTAGCGTGATTGGTGCGGCCGGCACGGTCGGTGCCGCGGCTGGGTACAACCTCGCGCTTCGCGATGTCTGTGACGAACTCGTGTTCGTCGACATCCCGAAGATGGAAGACAAGACGGTCGGACAGGCGGCGGACACGAACCACGGCATCGCGTACGACTCCAACACGGTCGTGACGCAGGGCGGCTACGAGGACACCGCCGGCTCCGACGTGGTCGTCATCACGGCGGGCATCCCGCGGCAGCCGGGACAGACCCGTATCGACCTCGCGGGCGACAACGCCCCCATCATGGACGACATCGGCTCCTCGCTCGCGGAGTACAACGACGACTTCGTCTCCATCACCACGTCGAACCCCGTGGACCTGCTCAACCGTCACCTCTACGAGACGGGCGACCGCGACCGCCACAAAGTCATCGGCTTCGGCGGCCGCCTCGACTCCGCCCGCTTCCGCTACGTGCTGAGCCAGCGCTTCGACGTGCCGGTCAAGAACGTCGACGCGACCATCCTCGGTGAGCACGGCGACGCGCAGGTGCCGGTCTTCTCGAAGGTCCGCGTCGACGGCAACGACCCCGCCTTCTCCGCCGACGAGAAAGAGGAGATTCTCGGTGACCTTCAGGAGTCCGCTATGGACGTCATCGAGCGCAAGGGCGCGACCCAGTGGGGCCCGGCGACCGGCGTCGCCCACATGGTCGAGGCCGTCCTGCACGACACCGGCGAAGTGCTCCCCGGCTCGCTCGTCCTCGACGGCGAGTTCGGCTACGAGGACACGGCCTTCGGCGTCCCCGTCAAACTCGGCTCGAACGGCATCGAGGAGGTCGTCGAGTGGGACCTCGACGACTACGAGGCCGACCTCATGGACGACGCGGCCGAGAAGCTCCGCGACCAGTACGACGAAATCGCGTAA
- a CDS encoding Sjogren's syndrome/scleroderma autoantigen 1 family protein, translated as MSDFDKEAERQRLREKYERDETKRRSTQRMSELLLKGATMTNKHCDNCGDPLFRYEGQVFCPTCQAEGQAAANADQDAEQAAEAAVEADESEAEAEAEANANETAASAGSTEAADETRRNPTGANGRAAAPTRTRTAGEREATERRAPREVAGDVTAARESLVRTLTWAAEQAESTDDPRRATEYLTAAREAAEAISALDR; from the coding sequence ATGAGCGACTTCGACAAGGAAGCAGAGCGCCAGCGACTTCGGGAGAAGTACGAGCGAGACGAAACGAAGCGACGGTCGACCCAGCGGATGAGCGAGCTGCTCCTCAAGGGCGCGACGATGACGAACAAGCACTGCGACAACTGCGGCGACCCCTTGTTCCGCTACGAGGGGCAGGTGTTCTGTCCGACCTGTCAGGCCGAGGGGCAGGCCGCGGCGAACGCCGACCAAGACGCCGAGCAGGCCGCCGAAGCGGCCGTCGAAGCCGACGAAAGCGAAGCCGAAGCCGAAGCCGAGGCGAACGCGAACGAGACGGCCGCCTCCGCGGGGAGCACCGAGGCCGCCGACGAGACGCGCCGCAACCCCACCGGCGCGAACGGGCGCGCCGCGGCACCGACTCGGACGCGAACCGCGGGCGAGCGGGAGGCGACCGAGCGACGCGCGCCTCGCGAGGTCGCCGGCGACGTGACCGCCGCGCGCGAGTCGCTCGTGCGGACGCTGACGTGGGCCGCCGAACAAGCCGAGTCGACCGACGACCCGCGGCGGGCAACGGAGTATCTGACCGCCGCGCGCGAGGCCGCCGAGGCCATCTCGGCGCTCGACCGATAA